The nucleotide sequence TTCGGAGTGCTACGAGAGCCTGTCGTGGTACCTCGCCAACATCTGGGGCAACCTTCACGCGCGCCAGGAGTGGGAGCTGTTCGACGAGGTGCCGGTCGGAACGCCGGTTCGCACCCGCGGACTCATCCGTGAGCGCTACCGCAAGCGCGATCGCGACTACGTCGTCAAGGAAACCTGGGTGCAGGACGCCGACGGTCGCCTGCTGGTGCGCGGGCTCACGCACCAGAGCTTCCTCGTGGCCGGCGCGCCGCGCGGCGGTGCTGCCGTCGACAAGGATCGCGAGAAGAGCGGCGAGCGCCGCTTCGAGATCGGAGGGAAAGGCCGGGCGCTGCCGCCTCTGGAGAAACTCGTCAGCGACGAAGTGTGCATGGCATTCTCGGGGCCGGGGCAGAATTACCACACCGATCGCGAGGCCGCCCTTGCGCTCGGGTTTCCCGACATCGTCGTGCAGGGAATGCTGCCCGTCTGCCTGCTGTCGGAGCTGCTGACGCGCGAGTTCGCCACCGGCTGGCTGCGCGGCGGAAAGATGGACGTGAGGCTGGTCAATGTGCTGTGGGCGCGGGAAACGGTGACGGCAAGGGCCGAAGTTACCGACGAGTCGCCCGAGGCCGACCGTACCCGCGTGCACCTGGACGTCTGGGTCGAGAAGGCAGACTCGACCAAGGTCGTCGTCGGCCGGGCAAGCGCGCTGCGCTGAGCGGGCAAGTTCCCGCATCTCAAGGCATTTCCGGGCGCCGCCTGCCTCTGCAGCGCCCGTGAATTTTGCATTGACTGTGCAATCTTTGGCCAGTACCTTTCCGTCAAGTTCGCAAGCCAGATCGCGCCAGATCGCGGTCATTTCCGGGCGACCACAGGCAGCGCTGAGCGCTGCCGTTCGAGGGCACAGACAGCGCTGAGCGCTGCCGTTCGAGGGGAGGATCAACAATGCGGTTTTTTGCAGGTATTGGAACGGACCGGTTCCGCCGTCTTCTGCTCGCTGTGTGTGCGCTC is from Candidatus Binatia bacterium and encodes:
- a CDS encoding MaoC family dehydratase, producing the protein MNNSGEPVYVGRDFGGRDVVIDRPLVDRYIGALGQQLPLYEQVAPGLVLHSECYESLSWYLANIWGNLHARQEWELFDEVPVGTPVRTRGLIRERYRKRDRDYVVKETWVQDADGRLLVRGLTHQSFLVAGAPRGGAAVDKDREKSGERRFEIGGKGRALPPLEKLVSDEVCMAFSGPGQNYHTDREAALALGFPDIVVQGMLPVCLLSELLTREFATGWLRGGKMDVRLVNVLWARETVTARAEVTDESPEADRTRVHLDVWVEKADSTKVVVGRASALR